The segment CCAGCCAGCGCAGCACCTGCCCGGCCCGCTGGGTTTCGTTGTGCTCGTGGCAGGAGATCACCCGGCCGCGGAGTCCGTGGGCGGACAGCAAGCGCCGCGTGCGGCGGGTATCCTCGGCCAGGATGTAACCCGCCTGGCGCAGGACCTCCAGCAGGCGAAGGGTCACGTCACCCAGGTTGCCGATGGGGGACGCGCAAACGTAAAGGGTGCCCGGGCGCACCCAGTCGCCCGTCGCGCCTCCGCTCACCGGAGCGGTCACCTCCCCTGAAGCCATACCCGCCCGGGCACGACACCGGAGGGGTGTCCGGCGCCGGTCAGGGCCAGGTCACCCCGCTCCGCCGCCGAGACGATGTGGGCCGGGGCGGCGGCACGGTCTTCAGGGTAGGCGGCGCTTGCCTGCGCCACCCCCCAGCACCGCCAACAGAAGACCTCAAGGGCCAGCTGGCGGTTGGCGTTGGCTTGCCAGGCCCGGCGGAACGCGGCCAGGGCACGGGTCCAGCCCAGCAACCGGCCGGGCGCTTGCCCCTTCTCGCCCCGCCGCAACCGCCAGACCAGGACCTCCACGGCCCCTTCCGCCCGGTCCCCCCACTCAGCCAATGTCCGGCCCACCGCCAGGGCATCAGCGGGACCGCCCCGCTCCAGGGTGGCCGCTGCTCGCTCCAGCACCTCTGCTTCCGCGGCGCAGCCGGGTTCGTCCAGATACGATCGGGCGGCGTCGGGGCGGTCGCCGCAGGCGCAGAGGGCCCAGTAGGCTGCCAGCAAGGACGACCCGGACCGGTCCGCCAGGTCCTTCGCGCGCTCCTCCCGGGGTTGCGGCCGGAAGGGAACGACCTGGCAGCGGGATCGCAGGGTCGGCAGGACGGCCGGCAGGTGGTCGGTGGTAAAGAGAAAGACGGCGAAGGGCGGCGGCTCCTCCACCGATTTGAGCAGGGCGTTGGCTGCCTGCACCGTCAGGCGGTCGGCGTCCTGCCAGAGGATCACCTTGCGCCCGCCCGCGTGAGGTCGCAGGGACAGCAGGGCCAGGAGGCGCCGCACCGCATCGATGCCGTGGCCGTCGGGCACCAGCAAATCGGGATGGGTACCGGCCGCCACCTGCCGGCAGGCGGCGCAATCTCCACAGGCTTGTCCGCTTCGCGGTGTGAGGCACAGCAGGGCCGCGGCCGCTTCCTGGGCGGCTTCCTGGTGCCCCGCTCCCGGAGGCCCGGCCAGCAGGTACGCATGGGCCACCCGCCGAGACCAGAAGGGGGCATGGTTTCGCACGCCGGCACCACGCAACGACTGGGGTCTCGCTGGTACTTGTTCGGGGGGCTGGCCATCCCGTTCAAACATGCTCGAAGCGCTCCACGTTCAGGACGAAGATGGTGGCGCCGCCCACGATCACCTCGACGGGATAGGGCACATAGGTGTCCACGGCCCCACCGATGGGCCCCAGCGGTGTCACCACCTGTTCCCGGGGCCGGCAGACCCTCTTGATGATGGCCACCACCTCGTCCACCTGGGCATCTTCGGCCCCCACCAGCAGGGTGGTGTTGCCCTCCTTGAGGAAGCCACCGGTGCTGGCCAGCTTGGTGGCCCGGTATCCCCGGTCCACCAGTTCCTCGATCAGGCGGCCGGCATCCTTATCCTGTACCACCGCCACCACCAGCTTC is part of the Thermaerobacter subterraneus DSM 13965 genome and harbors:
- a CDS encoding cyclic-di-AMP receptor, translated to MKLVVAVVQDKDAGRLIEELVDRGYRATKLASTGGFLKEGNTTLLVGAEDAQVDEVVAIIKRVCRPREQVVTPLGPIGGAVDTYVPYPVEVIVGGATIFVLNVERFEHV